The proteins below are encoded in one region of Sander lucioperca isolate FBNREF2018 chromosome 11, SLUC_FBN_1.2, whole genome shotgun sequence:
- the LOC116056274 gene encoding tyrosine-protein kinase ZAP-70 isoform X4, giving the protein MSIDPATELPFFYGSISRSDAEQHLKLAGMADGIFLLRQCLRSLGGYVLSVVWNLEFHHYSIEKQLNGTYCIAGGKPHCGPAELCEFYSKDPDGLVCILKKPCHRSPDTPIRPGVFDNLRENMLREYVKQTWNLEGEAMEQAIISQAPQLEKLIATTAHEKMPWYHGKITRQEGERRLYSGAQPDGKFLVRDREESGTFALSMVYGKTVYHYQILQDKSGKYSMPEGTKFDTIWQLVEYLKMKADGLVTILGEVCVNGKTAGKTPSLPATRRPGTNGYTPPPRALKPDVPTDREVLPMDSNVFNPYHNPNEVRKFNIQRTQLLIDEVELGSGNFGCVKKGSLKTDSGHVDVAIKVLKSDNEKLVQEEMMREAEIMHQLSNPFIVRMLGLCKAENLMLVMEMASAGPLNKFLSTNKDTVTTENIVNLMHQVSMGMKYLEEKNFVHRDLAARNVLLVNQQFAKISDFGLSKALGADDNYYKARTAGKWPLKWYAPECINFHKFSSKSDVWSFGITMWEAFSYGGKPYKKMKGPEVMRFIDSGNRMECPPACPERMYTVMKECWTYKHEERPDFKKVAEYMKSYHYSISNKAKPEGAAAAAAAAAAEPIK; this is encoded by the exons ATGTCCATCGACCCGGCGACCGAGCTGCCTTTCTTCTACGGCAGCATCAGTCGCTCAGATGCCGAGCAGCACCTGAAGCTGGCCGGGATGGCCGACGGGATCTTCTTGCTGCGACAGTGTCTCCGCAGTCTGGGAGGCTACGTCCTGTCTGTTGTGTGGAACCTGGAGTTTCACCATTACTCCATAGAGAAGCAGCTTAACGGGACTTACTGCATCGCAGGAGGGAAACCTCACTGTGGGCCTGCAGAGCTCTGTGAGTTTTACAGCAAAGACCCTGATGGGCTGGTGTGCATCCTGAAGAAACCCTGTCACCGCTCCCCGGATACACCGATACGTCCCGGCGTCTTCGACAACCTGAGAGAAAACATGCTGAGGGAGTATGTGAAGCAGACCTGGAACTTGGAG GGAGAAGCGATGGAGCAGGCCATCATCAGTCAAGCTCCTCAGCTAGAGAAACTGATCGCCACCACGGCCCATGAGAAAATGCCCTGGTATCACGGTAAAATCACCCGGCAGGAAGGTGAGAGGCGGCTTTACTCTGGAGCACAACCGGATGGAAAGTTTCT agtgagagacagagaggagtcGGGTACTTTTGCTCTCTCCATGGTGTACGGGAAAACAGTGTACCACTACCAGATCCTCCAAGATAAATCAGGGAAATACTCAATGCCAGAGGGAACAAAGTTTGACACGATCTGGCAG CTGGTTGAGTACCTGAAGATGAAAGCTGATGGCCTGGTGACTATTCTCGGGGAGGTGTGCGTTAACGGAAAAACTGCTGGAA AGACACCCAGTCTTCCTGCAACA AGGCGGCCCGGCACAAATGGATACACACCGCCACCTCGAG CATTAAAGCCAGACGTGCCTACAGACCGCGAGGTTCTGCCGATGGACTCCAATGTATTCAACCCGTACCACAACCCGAATGAAGTGAGGAAGTTCAACATCCAGAGGACTCAGCTGCTGATCGATGAAGTGGAGCTCGGCTCTGGGAACTTTGGCTGCGTCAAGAAAGGAAGCCTCAAGACTGATTC GGGCCATGTCGATGTGGCCATTAAAGTGCTGAAGAGTGACAACGAGAAGCTGGTGCAGGAGGAGATGATGAGGGAGGCAGAGATCATGCACCAGCTGAGCAACCCCTTCATCGTCCGCATGCTGGGACTGTGCAAGGCTGAGAATCTGATGCTGGTCATGGAGATGGCCTCTGCCGGACCTCTCAACAAGTTCCTCTCCACCAATAA GGATACTGTTACCACGGAGAACATTGTCAATCTGATGCACCAGGTGTCAATGGGAATGAAGTATCTGGAGGAAAAGAACTTTGTGCACAGAGACTTAGCAGCTCGTAACGTCCTGCTGGTCAACCAACAGTTTGCCAAAATCAGTGACTTTGGGCTCTCCAAGGCCCTCGGAGCAGATGACAACTATTACAAG GCTCGTACTGCAGGTAAATGGCCTCTAAAGTGGTACGCTCCAGAATGTATAAACTTCCACAAATTCTCCAGTAAAAGTGACGTGTGGAGTTTTGGTATTACCATGTGGGAGGCCTTTTCCTACGGAGGGAAACCTTACAAG AAAATGAAAGGACCAGAGGTGATGCGCTTCATTGACAGCGGGAACCGCATGGAGTGTCCGCCAGCATGTCCAGAGCGAATGTATACAGTGATGAAAGAATGCTGGACATACAA GCATGAGGAGCGTCCTGACTTCAAGAAGGTTGCAGAGTACATGAAGTCTTACCATTACTCCATATCGAACAAGGCCAAGCCTGAGGGAGCTGCAGCCGCAGCCGCTGCCGCTGCCGCCGAGCCTATCAAGTAG
- the LOC116056274 gene encoding tyrosine-protein kinase ZAP-70 isoform X1 codes for MSIDPATELPFFYGSISRSDAEQHLKLAGMADGIFLLRQCLRSLGGYVLSVVWNLEFHHYSIEKQLNGTYCIAGGKPHCGPAELCEFYSKDPDGLVCILKKPCHRSPDTPIRPGVFDNLRENMLREYVKQTWNLEGEAMEQAIISQAPQLEKLIATTAHEKMPWYHGKITRQEGERRLYSGAQPDGKFLVRDREESGTFALSMVYGKTVYHYQILQDKSGKYSMPEGTKFDTIWQLVEYLKMKADGLVTILGEVCVNGKTAGKTPSLPATRRPGTNGYTPPPRGQSALKPDVPTDREVLPMDSNVFNPYHNPNEVRKFNIQRTQLLIDEVELGSGNFGCVKKGSLKTDSGHVDVAIKVLKSDNEKLVQEEMMREAEIMHQLSNPFIVRMLGLCKAENLMLVMEMASAGPLNKFLSTNKDTVTTENIVNLMHQVSMGMKYLEEKNFVHRDLAARNVLLVNQQFAKISDFGLSKALGADDNYYKARTAGKWPLKWYAPECINFHKFSSKSDVWSFGITMWEAFSYGGKPYKKMKGPEVMRFIDSGNRMECPPACPERMYTVMKECWTYKHEERPDFKKVAEYMKSYHYSISNKAKPEGAAAAAAAAAAEPIK; via the exons ATGTCCATCGACCCGGCGACCGAGCTGCCTTTCTTCTACGGCAGCATCAGTCGCTCAGATGCCGAGCAGCACCTGAAGCTGGCCGGGATGGCCGACGGGATCTTCTTGCTGCGACAGTGTCTCCGCAGTCTGGGAGGCTACGTCCTGTCTGTTGTGTGGAACCTGGAGTTTCACCATTACTCCATAGAGAAGCAGCTTAACGGGACTTACTGCATCGCAGGAGGGAAACCTCACTGTGGGCCTGCAGAGCTCTGTGAGTTTTACAGCAAAGACCCTGATGGGCTGGTGTGCATCCTGAAGAAACCCTGTCACCGCTCCCCGGATACACCGATACGTCCCGGCGTCTTCGACAACCTGAGAGAAAACATGCTGAGGGAGTATGTGAAGCAGACCTGGAACTTGGAG GGAGAAGCGATGGAGCAGGCCATCATCAGTCAAGCTCCTCAGCTAGAGAAACTGATCGCCACCACGGCCCATGAGAAAATGCCCTGGTATCACGGTAAAATCACCCGGCAGGAAGGTGAGAGGCGGCTTTACTCTGGAGCACAACCGGATGGAAAGTTTCT agtgagagacagagaggagtcGGGTACTTTTGCTCTCTCCATGGTGTACGGGAAAACAGTGTACCACTACCAGATCCTCCAAGATAAATCAGGGAAATACTCAATGCCAGAGGGAACAAAGTTTGACACGATCTGGCAG CTGGTTGAGTACCTGAAGATGAAAGCTGATGGCCTGGTGACTATTCTCGGGGAGGTGTGCGTTAACGGAAAAACTGCTGGAA AGACACCCAGTCTTCCTGCAACA AGGCGGCCCGGCACAAATGGATACACACCGCCACCTCGAGGTCAGT CAGCATTAAAGCCAGACGTGCCTACAGACCGCGAGGTTCTGCCGATGGACTCCAATGTATTCAACCCGTACCACAACCCGAATGAAGTGAGGAAGTTCAACATCCAGAGGACTCAGCTGCTGATCGATGAAGTGGAGCTCGGCTCTGGGAACTTTGGCTGCGTCAAGAAAGGAAGCCTCAAGACTGATTC GGGCCATGTCGATGTGGCCATTAAAGTGCTGAAGAGTGACAACGAGAAGCTGGTGCAGGAGGAGATGATGAGGGAGGCAGAGATCATGCACCAGCTGAGCAACCCCTTCATCGTCCGCATGCTGGGACTGTGCAAGGCTGAGAATCTGATGCTGGTCATGGAGATGGCCTCTGCCGGACCTCTCAACAAGTTCCTCTCCACCAATAA GGATACTGTTACCACGGAGAACATTGTCAATCTGATGCACCAGGTGTCAATGGGAATGAAGTATCTGGAGGAAAAGAACTTTGTGCACAGAGACTTAGCAGCTCGTAACGTCCTGCTGGTCAACCAACAGTTTGCCAAAATCAGTGACTTTGGGCTCTCCAAGGCCCTCGGAGCAGATGACAACTATTACAAG GCTCGTACTGCAGGTAAATGGCCTCTAAAGTGGTACGCTCCAGAATGTATAAACTTCCACAAATTCTCCAGTAAAAGTGACGTGTGGAGTTTTGGTATTACCATGTGGGAGGCCTTTTCCTACGGAGGGAAACCTTACAAG AAAATGAAAGGACCAGAGGTGATGCGCTTCATTGACAGCGGGAACCGCATGGAGTGTCCGCCAGCATGTCCAGAGCGAATGTATACAGTGATGAAAGAATGCTGGACATACAA GCATGAGGAGCGTCCTGACTTCAAGAAGGTTGCAGAGTACATGAAGTCTTACCATTACTCCATATCGAACAAGGCCAAGCCTGAGGGAGCTGCAGCCGCAGCCGCTGCCGCTGCCGCCGAGCCTATCAAGTAG
- the LOC116056274 gene encoding tyrosine-protein kinase ZAP-70 isoform X2 yields the protein MSIDPATELPFFYGSISRSDAEQHLKLAGMADGIFLLRQCLRSLGGYVLSVVWNLEFHHYSIEKQLNGTYCIAGGKPHCGPAELCEFYSKDPDGLVCILKKPCHRSPDTPIRPGVFDNLRENMLREYVKQTWNLEGEAMEQAIISQAPQLEKLIATTAHEKMPWYHGKITRQEGERRLYSGAQPDGKFLVRDREESGTFALSMVYGKTVYHYQILQDKSGKYSMPEGTKFDTIWQLVEYLKMKADGLVTILGEVCVNGKTAGKTPSLPATRRPGTNGYTPPPRGQSPVKPDVPTDREVLPMDSNVFNPYHNPNEVRKFNIQRTQLLIDEVELGSGNFGCVKKGSLKTDSGHVDVAIKVLKSDNEKLVQEEMMREAEIMHQLSNPFIVRMLGLCKAENLMLVMEMASAGPLNKFLSTNKDTVTTENIVNLMHQVSMGMKYLEEKNFVHRDLAARNVLLVNQQFAKISDFGLSKALGADDNYYKARTAGKWPLKWYAPECINFHKFSSKSDVWSFGITMWEAFSYGGKPYKKMKGPEVMRFIDSGNRMECPPACPERMYTVMKECWTYKHEERPDFKKVAEYMKSYHYSISNKAKPEGAAAAAAAAAAEPIK from the exons ATGTCCATCGACCCGGCGACCGAGCTGCCTTTCTTCTACGGCAGCATCAGTCGCTCAGATGCCGAGCAGCACCTGAAGCTGGCCGGGATGGCCGACGGGATCTTCTTGCTGCGACAGTGTCTCCGCAGTCTGGGAGGCTACGTCCTGTCTGTTGTGTGGAACCTGGAGTTTCACCATTACTCCATAGAGAAGCAGCTTAACGGGACTTACTGCATCGCAGGAGGGAAACCTCACTGTGGGCCTGCAGAGCTCTGTGAGTTTTACAGCAAAGACCCTGATGGGCTGGTGTGCATCCTGAAGAAACCCTGTCACCGCTCCCCGGATACACCGATACGTCCCGGCGTCTTCGACAACCTGAGAGAAAACATGCTGAGGGAGTATGTGAAGCAGACCTGGAACTTGGAG GGAGAAGCGATGGAGCAGGCCATCATCAGTCAAGCTCCTCAGCTAGAGAAACTGATCGCCACCACGGCCCATGAGAAAATGCCCTGGTATCACGGTAAAATCACCCGGCAGGAAGGTGAGAGGCGGCTTTACTCTGGAGCACAACCGGATGGAAAGTTTCT agtgagagacagagaggagtcGGGTACTTTTGCTCTCTCCATGGTGTACGGGAAAACAGTGTACCACTACCAGATCCTCCAAGATAAATCAGGGAAATACTCAATGCCAGAGGGAACAAAGTTTGACACGATCTGGCAG CTGGTTGAGTACCTGAAGATGAAAGCTGATGGCCTGGTGACTATTCTCGGGGAGGTGTGCGTTAACGGAAAAACTGCTGGAA AGACACCCAGTCTTCCTGCAACA AGGCGGCCCGGCACAAATGGATACACACCGCCACCTCGAGGTCAGTCACCTG TAAAGCCAGACGTGCCTACAGACCGCGAGGTTCTGCCGATGGACTCCAATGTATTCAACCCGTACCACAACCCGAATGAAGTGAGGAAGTTCAACATCCAGAGGACTCAGCTGCTGATCGATGAAGTGGAGCTCGGCTCTGGGAACTTTGGCTGCGTCAAGAAAGGAAGCCTCAAGACTGATTC GGGCCATGTCGATGTGGCCATTAAAGTGCTGAAGAGTGACAACGAGAAGCTGGTGCAGGAGGAGATGATGAGGGAGGCAGAGATCATGCACCAGCTGAGCAACCCCTTCATCGTCCGCATGCTGGGACTGTGCAAGGCTGAGAATCTGATGCTGGTCATGGAGATGGCCTCTGCCGGACCTCTCAACAAGTTCCTCTCCACCAATAA GGATACTGTTACCACGGAGAACATTGTCAATCTGATGCACCAGGTGTCAATGGGAATGAAGTATCTGGAGGAAAAGAACTTTGTGCACAGAGACTTAGCAGCTCGTAACGTCCTGCTGGTCAACCAACAGTTTGCCAAAATCAGTGACTTTGGGCTCTCCAAGGCCCTCGGAGCAGATGACAACTATTACAAG GCTCGTACTGCAGGTAAATGGCCTCTAAAGTGGTACGCTCCAGAATGTATAAACTTCCACAAATTCTCCAGTAAAAGTGACGTGTGGAGTTTTGGTATTACCATGTGGGAGGCCTTTTCCTACGGAGGGAAACCTTACAAG AAAATGAAAGGACCAGAGGTGATGCGCTTCATTGACAGCGGGAACCGCATGGAGTGTCCGCCAGCATGTCCAGAGCGAATGTATACAGTGATGAAAGAATGCTGGACATACAA GCATGAGGAGCGTCCTGACTTCAAGAAGGTTGCAGAGTACATGAAGTCTTACCATTACTCCATATCGAACAAGGCCAAGCCTGAGGGAGCTGCAGCCGCAGCCGCTGCCGCTGCCGCCGAGCCTATCAAGTAG
- the LOC116056274 gene encoding tyrosine-protein kinase ZAP-70 isoform X3, whose protein sequence is MSIDPATELPFFYGSISRSDAEQHLKLAGMADGIFLLRQCLRSLGGYVLSVVWNLEFHHYSIEKQLNGTYCIAGGKPHCGPAELCEFYSKDPDGLVCILKKPCHRSPDTPIRPGVFDNLRENMLREYVKQTWNLEGEAMEQAIISQAPQLEKLIATTAHEKMPWYHGKITRQEGERRLYSGAQPDGKFLVRDREESGTFALSMVYGKTVYHYQILQDKSGKYSMPEGTKFDTIWQLVEYLKMKADGLVTILGEVCVNGKTAGKTPSLPATRRPGTNGYTPPPRAALKPDVPTDREVLPMDSNVFNPYHNPNEVRKFNIQRTQLLIDEVELGSGNFGCVKKGSLKTDSGHVDVAIKVLKSDNEKLVQEEMMREAEIMHQLSNPFIVRMLGLCKAENLMLVMEMASAGPLNKFLSTNKDTVTTENIVNLMHQVSMGMKYLEEKNFVHRDLAARNVLLVNQQFAKISDFGLSKALGADDNYYKARTAGKWPLKWYAPECINFHKFSSKSDVWSFGITMWEAFSYGGKPYKKMKGPEVMRFIDSGNRMECPPACPERMYTVMKECWTYKHEERPDFKKVAEYMKSYHYSISNKAKPEGAAAAAAAAAAEPIK, encoded by the exons ATGTCCATCGACCCGGCGACCGAGCTGCCTTTCTTCTACGGCAGCATCAGTCGCTCAGATGCCGAGCAGCACCTGAAGCTGGCCGGGATGGCCGACGGGATCTTCTTGCTGCGACAGTGTCTCCGCAGTCTGGGAGGCTACGTCCTGTCTGTTGTGTGGAACCTGGAGTTTCACCATTACTCCATAGAGAAGCAGCTTAACGGGACTTACTGCATCGCAGGAGGGAAACCTCACTGTGGGCCTGCAGAGCTCTGTGAGTTTTACAGCAAAGACCCTGATGGGCTGGTGTGCATCCTGAAGAAACCCTGTCACCGCTCCCCGGATACACCGATACGTCCCGGCGTCTTCGACAACCTGAGAGAAAACATGCTGAGGGAGTATGTGAAGCAGACCTGGAACTTGGAG GGAGAAGCGATGGAGCAGGCCATCATCAGTCAAGCTCCTCAGCTAGAGAAACTGATCGCCACCACGGCCCATGAGAAAATGCCCTGGTATCACGGTAAAATCACCCGGCAGGAAGGTGAGAGGCGGCTTTACTCTGGAGCACAACCGGATGGAAAGTTTCT agtgagagacagagaggagtcGGGTACTTTTGCTCTCTCCATGGTGTACGGGAAAACAGTGTACCACTACCAGATCCTCCAAGATAAATCAGGGAAATACTCAATGCCAGAGGGAACAAAGTTTGACACGATCTGGCAG CTGGTTGAGTACCTGAAGATGAAAGCTGATGGCCTGGTGACTATTCTCGGGGAGGTGTGCGTTAACGGAAAAACTGCTGGAA AGACACCCAGTCTTCCTGCAACA AGGCGGCCCGGCACAAATGGATACACACCGCCACCTCGAG CAGCATTAAAGCCAGACGTGCCTACAGACCGCGAGGTTCTGCCGATGGACTCCAATGTATTCAACCCGTACCACAACCCGAATGAAGTGAGGAAGTTCAACATCCAGAGGACTCAGCTGCTGATCGATGAAGTGGAGCTCGGCTCTGGGAACTTTGGCTGCGTCAAGAAAGGAAGCCTCAAGACTGATTC GGGCCATGTCGATGTGGCCATTAAAGTGCTGAAGAGTGACAACGAGAAGCTGGTGCAGGAGGAGATGATGAGGGAGGCAGAGATCATGCACCAGCTGAGCAACCCCTTCATCGTCCGCATGCTGGGACTGTGCAAGGCTGAGAATCTGATGCTGGTCATGGAGATGGCCTCTGCCGGACCTCTCAACAAGTTCCTCTCCACCAATAA GGATACTGTTACCACGGAGAACATTGTCAATCTGATGCACCAGGTGTCAATGGGAATGAAGTATCTGGAGGAAAAGAACTTTGTGCACAGAGACTTAGCAGCTCGTAACGTCCTGCTGGTCAACCAACAGTTTGCCAAAATCAGTGACTTTGGGCTCTCCAAGGCCCTCGGAGCAGATGACAACTATTACAAG GCTCGTACTGCAGGTAAATGGCCTCTAAAGTGGTACGCTCCAGAATGTATAAACTTCCACAAATTCTCCAGTAAAAGTGACGTGTGGAGTTTTGGTATTACCATGTGGGAGGCCTTTTCCTACGGAGGGAAACCTTACAAG AAAATGAAAGGACCAGAGGTGATGCGCTTCATTGACAGCGGGAACCGCATGGAGTGTCCGCCAGCATGTCCAGAGCGAATGTATACAGTGATGAAAGAATGCTGGACATACAA GCATGAGGAGCGTCCTGACTTCAAGAAGGTTGCAGAGTACATGAAGTCTTACCATTACTCCATATCGAACAAGGCCAAGCCTGAGGGAGCTGCAGCCGCAGCCGCTGCCGCTGCCGCCGAGCCTATCAAGTAG